From a region of the Streptomyces caniferus genome:
- a CDS encoding alpha/beta hydrolase family protein — MSVADEETALLGLAPVAPDRTVAYGPHPDQLVDLYLPRGADGARAGAAAGRPVVLLHGGFWRAAYDRRHLSPLAAALAGRGLPVALAEYRRVGAGGGAPRTFEDVAAGVAAAVRELPGDGAPVLVGHSAGGHLALLAAARPGTPVHRVLAVSPVADLARAHALGLSDGAVGELLGEGPGLEARLAAADPVRHPPAGVPVTILHGTDDPDVPLELSRRYAAQSPGTDLHELPGVGHYAPVTPGSPSCHTLCAHLLRPRST; from the coding sequence GTGAGCGTGGCGGACGAGGAGACGGCGCTGCTGGGGCTCGCCCCGGTGGCGCCGGACCGGACGGTGGCCTACGGGCCGCATCCGGACCAGCTCGTCGACCTGTACCTCCCGCGGGGGGCGGACGGCGCGCGGGCGGGGGCGGCGGCCGGCCGGCCGGTCGTCCTGCTGCACGGCGGTTTCTGGCGCGCGGCCTACGACCGCCGCCATCTGTCGCCGCTCGCCGCCGCACTCGCCGGGCGGGGGCTGCCGGTCGCGCTCGCCGAGTACCGCAGGGTCGGTGCCGGCGGCGGGGCGCCCAGGACGTTCGAGGACGTCGCGGCGGGGGTGGCGGCGGCGGTGCGCGAGCTGCCCGGGGACGGGGCGCCGGTCCTGGTCGGCCACTCCGCGGGCGGCCATCTCGCGCTGCTCGCCGCCGCCCGCCCCGGCACCCCCGTGCACCGGGTCCTGGCCGTCTCGCCGGTCGCCGACCTCGCCCGCGCCCATGCGCTGGGCCTGAGCGACGGCGCGGTCGGCGAGCTGCTCGGCGAGGGGCCCGGTCTGGAGGCGCGCCTCGCCGCGGCCGACCCGGTGCGCCATCCGCCGGCCGGTGTCCCCGTCACGATCCTGCACGGCACCGACGACCCGGACGTCCCCCTGGAGCTCTCCCGCCGCTACGCCGCGCAGAGCCCCGGCACGGACCTGCACGAACTGCCCGGGGTGGGTCACTACGCTCCCGTCACCCCCGGCAGTCCCAGCTGTCACACACTGTGCGCTCACCTGCTCCGACCACGTAGTACTTGA
- the kynU gene encoding kynureninase, whose product MSETPDSPAETGLRAPSGARDMASRAAELDAADPLAHTRDRFVLDAAPDHASGDASVYLDGNSLGALPRAVAGRVADVIAREWGELRIRSWTESGWWTAPERVGDKIAPLIGAAPGRVVVGDSTSVNLFKAVVGGVRMAGKGCTEILVDATTFPTDGYIARSAARMTGLAVRPVEPARIADEVTERTALALVNHVDYRTGRLNDLPGITHALHSAGALAVWDLCHSAGALPVGLDAHHVDLAVGCTYKYLNGGPGAPAYLYIRESLQERFESPLPGWNSHTDPFAMDPAYAPAEGIARGRVGTPDILSLLALEAALEAWDGVSIEAVRTKSLALTDFFLECVSAYVPPGRARSVTPYDHQRRGSQVSLECPRAGEVMDELIRRGVVGDFRRPDVLRFGFTPLYTSFADAERAAWVLGEVLGALPEVGAGTAGTGG is encoded by the coding sequence ATGTCTGAGACCCCGGACTCCCCCGCCGAGACCGGCCTCCGCGCGCCCTCCGGGGCCCGTGACATGGCCTCCCGCGCCGCGGAGCTGGACGCCGCCGACCCGCTCGCCCACACCCGCGACCGCTTCGTCCTGGACGCCGCGCCCGATCACGCCTCCGGCGATGCCTCCGTCTACCTCGACGGCAACTCCCTCGGCGCGCTGCCCCGCGCCGTGGCCGGCCGGGTCGCCGATGTCATCGCCCGCGAGTGGGGCGAGCTGCGCATCCGGTCCTGGACCGAATCCGGCTGGTGGACCGCGCCCGAGCGGGTCGGCGACAAGATCGCGCCGCTGATCGGGGCGGCACCGGGCCGGGTGGTGGTCGGCGACTCGACCAGCGTCAACCTCTTCAAGGCCGTGGTCGGCGGCGTCCGGATGGCCGGCAAGGGCTGTACGGAGATCCTCGTCGATGCCACGACCTTCCCGACCGACGGCTATATCGCCCGGTCGGCGGCACGGATGACCGGCCTCGCGGTGCGCCCGGTCGAGCCCGCGCGGATCGCCGACGAGGTCACCGAGCGGACCGCGCTGGCGCTGGTCAACCACGTCGACTACCGCACCGGCCGGCTCAACGACCTGCCCGGCATCACCCACGCGCTGCACTCCGCGGGCGCGCTCGCCGTCTGGGACCTGTGCCACAGCGCCGGCGCGCTGCCGGTCGGCCTCGATGCGCACCACGTCGACCTCGCCGTCGGCTGCACGTACAAGTACCTCAACGGCGGCCCGGGCGCGCCCGCCTACCTCTACATCCGCGAGAGCCTCCAGGAGCGGTTCGAATCGCCGCTGCCGGGCTGGAACTCGCACACCGACCCGTTCGCCATGGACCCCGCGTACGCCCCCGCCGAGGGCATCGCGCGCGGCCGGGTCGGCACCCCCGACATCCTGTCGCTGCTCGCGCTGGAGGCGGCGCTGGAGGCCTGGGACGGGGTGTCCATCGAGGCCGTGCGCACCAAGAGCCTCGCCCTGACGGACTTCTTCCTGGAGTGCGTGAGCGCGTATGTGCCGCCGGGCCGGGCCCGTTCCGTCACGCCGTACGACCACCAGCGGCGCGGCAGCCAGGTGTCGCTGGAGTGTCCGCGCGCGGGAGAGGTGATGGACGAGCTGATCCGCCGCGGGGTGGTCGGCGACTTCCGCCGGCCCGATGTGCTGCGCTTCGGCTTCACCCCGCTCTACACCTCCTTCGCGGACGCGGAGCGGGCGGCATGGGTGCTCGGCGAGGTGCTGGGGGCGCTGCCCGAGGTCGGAGCCGGGACGGCCGGGACCGGCGGGTGA
- a CDS encoding tryptophan 2,3-dioxygenase family protein, whose protein sequence is MSQPSPIDPAESASTAPAAGLAPADAAESDPPFAPDLSIGSSGTTPYEDYVQADVLTHLQHPLSDDPGEMVFLVTTQVMELWFTVIVHEWHTAAEALRRDDLTVAMEALRRSTYELEALNAAWKPLARLTPAQFNAYRSALGEGSGFQSAMYRRMEFLLGEKSASMLVPHRGAAREHAELEKALQEPSLWDEALRLLARRGHPVPEAVLRRDPALRYEADPAVEEVWARIYAGSQESDLVRLGEALTDVAELVWRWRNDHLVATRRAMGAKMGTGGSAGVAWLEKRARKNVFPELWTARSHV, encoded by the coding sequence ATGTCGCAGCCGTCTCCCATCGACCCCGCGGAGAGTGCGTCGACCGCACCCGCGGCGGGCCTCGCACCGGCAGACGCCGCCGAGTCCGACCCGCCGTTCGCCCCGGATCTCAGCATCGGCAGCAGCGGTACGACCCCGTACGAGGACTACGTCCAGGCGGACGTCCTCACCCACCTGCAACACCCGCTCTCCGACGACCCCGGCGAGATGGTCTTCCTGGTCACCACCCAGGTCATGGAGCTGTGGTTCACGGTCATCGTCCATGAATGGCACACCGCCGCCGAGGCGCTGCGCCGCGACGACCTGACGGTGGCGATGGAGGCGCTGCGCCGCTCCACCTACGAGCTGGAGGCGCTGAACGCCGCCTGGAAGCCGCTCGCCCGCCTGACTCCCGCGCAGTTCAACGCCTACCGCAGCGCGCTCGGCGAGGGCTCCGGCTTCCAGTCCGCCATGTACCGGCGGATGGAGTTCCTGCTGGGCGAGAAGTCCGCGTCGATGCTGGTGCCGCACCGTGGCGCCGCGCGGGAGCACGCCGAGCTGGAGAAGGCCCTCCAGGAGCCGAGCCTGTGGGACGAGGCGCTGCGGCTGCTCGCCCGCCGCGGCCACCCGGTGCCCGAGGCCGTGCTCCGGCGGGACCCCGCGCTGCGCTACGAGGCGGACCCGGCCGTGGAGGAGGTCTGGGCCCGCATCTACGCCGGGTCGCAGGAGTCCGACCTCGTCCGGCTCGGCGAGGCGCTGACCGATGTCGCCGAGCTGGTCTGGCGCTGGCGCAACGACCATCTGGTCGCGACCCGGCGGGCCATGGGAGCGAAGATGGGCACCGGTGGTTCCGCGGGGGTCGCCTGGCTGGAGAAGCGGGCCCGCAAGAACGTCTTCCCCGAGCTCTGGACGGCGCGCAGTCATGTCTGA
- a CDS encoding DUF3151 domain-containing protein, producing the protein MAIHENLLGGPPPTHLPDDPEPRELLAAGTAPSDVAAKYPTSSLAWAQLADDAFEQGRVVESYAYARTGYHRGLDALRRAGWKGHGPVPFEHEPNRGFLRALHALARAAQTIGEQEEYERCSTFLRDSSPTAADTLT; encoded by the coding sequence ATGGCCATTCACGAGAATCTGCTCGGGGGACCGCCCCCGACCCATCTGCCCGACGACCCGGAGCCCCGCGAGCTGCTCGCCGCGGGCACGGCGCCGTCCGATGTCGCAGCGAAGTACCCGACCTCCTCCCTGGCCTGGGCCCAGCTCGCGGACGACGCCTTCGAACAGGGCCGGGTCGTCGAGTCGTACGCCTACGCCCGCACCGGCTACCACCGCGGGCTGGACGCGCTGCGCCGGGCCGGCTGGAAGGGCCACGGCCCGGTGCCCTTCGAGCACGAGCCCAACCGCGGCTTCCTGCGGGCGCTGCACGCCCTCGCCCGCGCCGCCCAGACGATCGGCGAGCAGGAGGAGTACGAGCGCTGCTCGACCTTCCTGCGGGACTCCTCGCCGACCGCGGCCGACACCCTCACCTGA
- a CDS encoding MFS transporter, protein MSEPSAPGGVRLASAQGRWVLATAVLGSGMAMLDSTVVNVALPRIGEDLDADLAVLQWTVTAYMLTLSSLILLGGALGDRFGRRRVFVIGVVWFAAASLLCGLAPNAGVLIAARALQGVGGALLTPGSLALIQAVFHPDDRARAVGAWSGLGGVAAAVGPFIGGWLVDGAGWRWVFFLNVPLAAVCVPVALRHVPETRERDARERRGFDVPGAALGALALAGVTYALIAAPGGGAGPGVIVPAVAGVLLGVLFVLVERRRTDPMLPPAIFGIRLFSAVNAVTVCVYAAFGGFFFLAVLQLQVVVGYSALQAGTALLPTTLLMLLLSARSGELGQRIGPRIPLTVGPLLCAGGMLLMLRVGRGAAYFADVLPALVVLGAGMVTLVAPLTSTVLASVDVDRAGLASGINNAAARAASLMAVAALPLLAGIGPEAYRSADEFGAAFRRAMPLCAGILVIGALIALLTVRTNVLRPEPGAVEPCHAETTYHCGVSAPPLDPGETRARGEGRLPGAGGPGRPGRPAEGA, encoded by the coding sequence ATGAGCGAACCGAGCGCGCCCGGCGGGGTCCGGCTGGCCTCGGCACAGGGCCGATGGGTGCTGGCGACGGCCGTGCTGGGGTCCGGCATGGCGATGCTCGACAGCACCGTCGTCAATGTCGCACTGCCCAGGATCGGCGAGGACCTCGACGCGGATCTGGCGGTCCTCCAGTGGACCGTCACCGCCTACATGCTCACCCTCTCCTCGCTGATCCTCCTGGGCGGCGCCCTCGGCGACCGCTTCGGGCGGCGCCGGGTGTTCGTGATCGGGGTGGTGTGGTTCGCCGCGGCCTCGCTGCTGTGCGGGCTCGCGCCCAACGCCGGGGTGCTGATCGCCGCCCGGGCGCTGCAGGGCGTCGGCGGGGCGCTGCTCACCCCCGGCTCGCTGGCCCTGATCCAGGCCGTCTTCCACCCCGACGACCGGGCGCGGGCGGTCGGCGCCTGGTCCGGGCTCGGCGGCGTGGCCGCGGCGGTCGGCCCGTTCATCGGGGGCTGGCTGGTGGACGGCGCCGGCTGGCGCTGGGTGTTCTTCCTGAACGTGCCGCTGGCGGCGGTGTGTGTGCCGGTGGCGCTGCGGCACGTGCCCGAGACCCGGGAGCGGGACGCCCGCGAGCGCCGTGGCTTCGATGTGCCGGGTGCGGCGCTGGGCGCGTTGGCGCTGGCCGGGGTGACCTATGCGCTGATCGCCGCACCGGGCGGGGGCGCCGGGCCCGGCGTGATCGTGCCCGCGGTGGCGGGGGTGCTGCTGGGGGTGCTCTTCGTCCTTGTCGAGCGACGGCGGACGGATCCGATGCTGCCCCCGGCCATCTTCGGCATCCGGCTGTTCTCGGCCGTCAACGCGGTGACGGTGTGCGTCTACGCCGCGTTCGGCGGCTTCTTCTTCCTGGCGGTCCTCCAGCTCCAGGTCGTGGTGGGGTACTCGGCGCTGCAGGCCGGTACCGCGCTGCTGCCCACCACGCTGCTGATGCTGCTGCTGTCCGCCCGCTCCGGAGAGCTGGGCCAGCGCATCGGGCCGCGCATTCCGCTCACCGTCGGACCGCTGCTGTGTGCCGGCGGGATGCTGCTGATGCTGCGGGTGGGCCGGGGCGCCGCCTACTTCGCCGACGTGCTGCCCGCGCTGGTGGTGCTGGGCGCGGGGATGGTGACCCTGGTCGCGCCGCTCACCTCGACCGTGCTGGCGTCGGTGGACGTGGACCGGGCGGGCCTGGCCAGCGGCATCAACAACGCGGCGGCGCGGGCCGCGAGCCTGATGGCGGTGGCCGCGCTGCCGCTGCTGGCGGGCATCGGCCCGGAGGCCTACCGTTCGGCGGACGAATTCGGCGCGGCCTTCCGGCGCGCCATGCCGCTGTGCGCGGGCATCCTGGTGATCGGCGCGCTGATCGCCCTGCTCACCGTACGCACCAACGTCCTGCGCCCCGAGCCGGGTGCCGTGGAGCCGTGCCATGCGGAGACGACCTACCACTGCGGGGTGAGCGCCCCGCCGCTGGATCCGGGCGAGACCAGGGCCCGGGGGGAGGGGCGGCTGCCGGGGGCCGGCGGGCCGGGGCGACCGGGGAGACCGGCCGAGGGGGCGTGA
- the fbaA gene encoding class II fructose-bisphosphate aldolase, translating into MPIATPEVYNEMLDRAKAGKFAYPAINVTSTQTLHAALRGFAEAQSDGIIQISTGGAEFLGGQYNKDMVTGAVALAEFAHVVAEKYDVTVALHTDHCPKDKLDGYVRPLLDISAERVAKGQNPLFQSHMWDGSAENLADNLAIGQELLAKAAAAKIILEVEITPTGGEEDGVTHEINDELYTTVDDALRTAEALGLGEKGRYLLAASFGNVHGVYKPGNVVLRPELLKDLQEGVGAKYGTSAPFDFVFHGGSGSTAEEIATALENGVVKMNLDTDTQYAFTRPVADHMFRNYDGVLKVDGEVGNKKAYDPRSWGKLAEAGMAQRVTQACENLRSTGTKIK; encoded by the coding sequence ATGCCCATCGCAACCCCCGAGGTCTACAACGAGATGCTCGACCGGGCGAAGGCAGGAAAGTTCGCCTACCCGGCCATCAACGTCACCTCGACGCAGACGCTGCACGCCGCGCTGCGTGGGTTCGCCGAGGCGCAGAGCGACGGCATCATCCAGATCTCCACCGGTGGTGCGGAGTTCCTGGGCGGCCAGTACAACAAGGACATGGTGACCGGCGCGGTCGCGCTCGCCGAGTTCGCGCACGTCGTGGCCGAGAAGTACGACGTCACCGTCGCGCTGCACACCGACCACTGCCCCAAGGACAAGCTCGACGGCTACGTACGCCCGCTGCTGGACATCTCCGCGGAGCGCGTCGCCAAGGGCCAGAACCCGCTGTTCCAGTCCCACATGTGGGACGGCTCGGCCGAGAACCTGGCCGACAACCTGGCCATCGGCCAGGAGCTGCTGGCCAAGGCCGCCGCCGCCAAGATCATCCTCGAGGTCGAGATCACCCCGACCGGTGGCGAGGAGGACGGCGTCACCCACGAGATCAACGACGAGCTCTACACCACGGTCGACGACGCGCTGCGCACCGCCGAGGCGCTGGGCCTGGGCGAGAAGGGCCGCTACCTGCTCGCCGCCTCCTTCGGCAACGTCCACGGCGTCTACAAGCCGGGCAACGTAGTGCTCCGTCCCGAGCTGCTGAAGGACCTGCAGGAGGGCGTCGGCGCCAAGTACGGCACGTCCGCCCCCTTCGACTTCGTCTTCCACGGCGGCTCCGGCTCCACCGCCGAGGAGATCGCCACCGCGCTGGAGAACGGCGTGGTCAAGATGAACCTGGACACCGACACCCAGTACGCCTTCACCCGCCCGGTCGCGGACCACATGTTCCGCAACTACGACGGTGTGCTGAAGGTCGACGGCGAGGTCGGCAACAAGAAGGCCTACGACCCGCGCAGCTGGGGCAAGCTGGCCGAGGCCGGGATGGCGCAGCGCGTCACCCAGGCCTGCGAGAACCTGCGCTCCACCGGCACCAAGATCAAGTAA
- the pyrE gene encoding orotate phosphoribosyltransferase, with amino-acid sequence MSDDVRGELLQQIKDKAVVHGKVTLSSGKEADYYIDLRRITLDGEAAPLVGQLMLEITADLDYDAVGGLTLGADPVATSMLHASAARGGRLDAFVVRKAQKAHGMQRRIEGPDITGRRVLIVEDTSTTGGSPLTAVEAAREAGAEVVAVATIVDRGAASAIAEAGLPYITGYQLGDLGLG; translated from the coding sequence ATGAGTGACGACGTGCGCGGCGAGCTGCTGCAGCAGATCAAGGACAAGGCCGTGGTGCACGGCAAGGTGACGCTTTCCTCCGGCAAGGAGGCCGACTACTACATCGACCTGCGTCGGATCACCCTGGACGGCGAGGCCGCGCCGCTGGTCGGTCAGCTGATGCTGGAGATCACCGCCGATCTGGACTACGACGCGGTCGGCGGGCTGACGCTCGGTGCCGACCCGGTCGCGACCTCGATGCTGCACGCCTCCGCGGCGCGCGGCGGCCGGCTGGACGCGTTCGTGGTCCGCAAGGCGCAGAAGGCGCACGGTATGCAGCGCCGTATCGAGGGTCCGGACATCACGGGCCGCCGGGTCCTGATCGTCGAGGACACCTCCACCACCGGCGGCTCCCCGCTGACCGCGGTCGAGGCGGCGCGCGAGGCGGGCGCCGAGGTCGTTGCGGTGGCAACGATCGTCGACCGGGGTGCGGCGTCGGCCATCGCCGAGGCAGGGCTCCCTTACATCACCGGCTACCAGCTCGGCGACCTGGGCCTGGGCTGA
- a CDS encoding aldose epimerase family protein translates to MSTDDTTQNAAPAQASPGVRLAAGDTELTVRPDHGCRIAGLRVGGTELLRQGDKYGCFPMVPWCGRIEHGQFRNGAELHQMPLNAAPHAIHGTGRNLRWRTARSSATEAVFTYDLADPAAPWPYPGRVTQLVELAADGGSLTLTMGVEATGDSFPAQAGWHPWFLRNLGEGGEDVRLDFTPEWQEERGDDHLPTGRRIAPQPGPWDDCFGMPQGGEATLTWPGRLELTVSSRAEWVVVYDEQEAAVCVEPQSGPPNGLNTRPRLVTPIDPLEVSMTWSWRNLSQGTA, encoded by the coding sequence GTGAGTACCGACGACACCACGCAGAACGCCGCTCCCGCGCAGGCGTCACCCGGCGTCCGGCTGGCCGCGGGGGACACCGAACTGACCGTCCGTCCGGACCACGGCTGCCGGATCGCCGGCCTGCGCGTCGGCGGTACGGAGCTGCTGCGGCAGGGCGACAAGTACGGCTGCTTCCCGATGGTCCCGTGGTGCGGCCGGATCGAGCACGGGCAGTTCCGCAACGGGGCCGAGCTGCACCAGATGCCCCTCAACGCCGCACCGCACGCCATCCACGGCACCGGCCGCAACCTCCGCTGGCGCACCGCGCGTTCGAGCGCCACCGAGGCGGTCTTCACCTATGACCTCGCCGATCCGGCGGCGCCCTGGCCGTACCCGGGACGGGTCACCCAGCTCGTCGAACTGGCCGCGGACGGCGGCTCGCTGACCCTCACCATGGGCGTCGAGGCGACCGGCGACTCCTTCCCCGCGCAGGCCGGATGGCACCCCTGGTTCCTGCGGAACCTCGGTGAGGGAGGCGAGGACGTCCGCCTCGACTTCACCCCCGAATGGCAGGAGGAGCGGGGCGACGACCACCTCCCGACCGGCCGGCGGATCGCGCCGCAGCCAGGGCCCTGGGACGACTGCTTCGGGATGCCGCAGGGGGGCGAGGCCACTCTCACCTGGCCGGGCCGGCTGGAGCTGACGGTCAGCAGCCGCGCCGAGTGGGTCGTGGTCTATGACGAGCAGGAGGCCGCGGTCTGCGTCGAGCCGCAGTCCGGTCCGCCGAACGGTCTCAACACCCGGCCGCGCCTGGTCACGCCCATCGATCCGCTGGAGGTCTCCATGACCTGGAGCTGGCGGAACCTGTCGCAGGGCACCGCCTAA
- a CDS encoding SRPBCC domain-containing protein — MEHEVYVPFPVGTVRQALTEPERVARCVPGVQLDADAAPRSPVGRLRLRIGSSTITYRGTLTVSAAADDGPGDAGADPAVTVEAKGTEARGDGSVALTLAVRLSPATEPGPGTTLTCSGTVHGDGRLAEAGDQAAETAGRRLLDRFAENLAADLRQRPVAGQAGADGPAKSAAEAAGPAASDTEVPPSAKAPGGDADAGAAGIGDEAEGVEDLDAGDADDAFHAARDLHPEHAYGHEADDLAPAEAAHARRTMIGRSAEEVDHAPPRGRYAPVPAPEPNGTSAVLRWAAPAAAVVLASAVVVGRVLRRRR; from the coding sequence ATGGAGCATGAGGTGTACGTTCCGTTTCCCGTCGGGACCGTGCGGCAGGCGCTCACCGAGCCGGAGCGGGTGGCGCGCTGTGTCCCGGGTGTCCAGCTCGACGCCGATGCGGCCCCCCGGTCCCCGGTGGGCCGGCTGCGGCTGCGCATCGGCAGCTCCACCATCACCTACCGCGGGACGCTGACGGTGAGTGCGGCCGCGGACGACGGACCCGGCGACGCCGGTGCGGACCCGGCGGTGACCGTCGAGGCGAAGGGCACCGAGGCGCGGGGCGACGGCTCGGTCGCACTGACCCTGGCCGTCCGGCTCTCCCCGGCCACCGAGCCCGGTCCCGGTACGACGCTGACCTGCTCCGGCACGGTCCACGGCGACGGCCGGCTCGCCGAGGCCGGCGACCAGGCCGCCGAAACCGCCGGCCGCCGGCTGCTGGACCGCTTCGCGGAGAACCTCGCGGCCGATCTGCGGCAGCGGCCGGTGGCGGGTCAGGCCGGTGCGGACGGTCCGGCGAAGAGCGCGGCCGAGGCGGCCGGACCGGCCGCGTCCGACACCGAGGTGCCGCCGTCGGCGAAGGCTCCGGGCGGCGACGCGGACGCGGGGGCGGCGGGCATCGGCGACGAGGCCGAGGGCGTCGAGGACCTCGATGCGGGGGACGCCGATGACGCGTTCCACGCGGCGCGCGATCTGCACCCCGAGCACGCCTACGGCCACGAGGCGGACGACCTCGCCCCGGCCGAGGCCGCGCACGCCCGCCGGACGATGATCGGGCGCAGTGCGGAGGAGGTCGACCACGCGCCGCCGCGCGGACGGTACGCGCCGGTGCCCGCGCCCGAACCGAACGGCACCTCGGCGGTCCTGCGCTGGGCGGCGCCCGCCGCCGCGGTGGTGCTGGCGTCCGCCGTGGTCGTCGGCCGGGTGCTGCGCCGACGGCGCTGA
- a CDS encoding polyamine aminopropyltransferase, which yields MIDPPEPVLTGVPGPPEAMTPARLPVPAGLGRLLVLAVVFVCAACGLVYELELVALATYLVGDSVTQASVVLSVMVFAMGVGALLAKRLRCRAAVGFGAVEAGLALVGGSSAMALYACFAWFGQSRSALVGFSLAIGILIGAEVPLLMTLIQRVRRQDAGGAVADLFAADYVGALVGGLAFPFLLLPGFGQLTGALLTGGVNAVAGGVLVLWLFREDLSARARWALLAANALVLALLAAGVVLATPFERAARQAVYGSSARVAVQTGIQEVVMTGGTGAGAGAGRGRKGLGGPLALYLDGRLRVSAETEYRYHEALVHPAMAGGPHGRVLVLGGGDGLAVREILRHRSVRSVTVVELDPGVLRLARTDPGLSRLNHHSLGDPRVRVVTADAFDWLRQQGLRGRGRRPAPYDVIVSDLPDPGIAACTKLYSQEFYGLAARLLAPGGRLVVHAGPPVDRARLFWTVDSTVRSVGLATVPYRLAGRPASFYGGPDRVARPRPPVDEAPVPAPDAAPGPAVAPAADGGRYWGFVLAARHRPRFGLASDAPPPAGLSRGELQAGRRGEARDRMSGLPPSTLMHPRYLD from the coding sequence ATGATCGACCCGCCAGAGCCCGTTCTCACCGGCGTCCCCGGGCCGCCGGAGGCCATGACGCCGGCGCGACTGCCCGTGCCGGCCGGGCTCGGCCGGCTGCTCGTCCTCGCCGTCGTCTTCGTGTGTGCCGCCTGCGGCCTGGTCTACGAACTCGAACTGGTCGCGCTGGCCACCTACTTGGTCGGCGACTCCGTCACCCAGGCGTCCGTCGTGCTGTCCGTCATGGTCTTCGCGATGGGCGTCGGCGCGCTGCTCGCCAAGCGGCTGCGCTGCCGGGCGGCGGTCGGCTTCGGCGCGGTCGAGGCCGGTCTGGCGCTGGTCGGCGGCAGCTCCGCGATGGCGCTCTACGCCTGCTTCGCCTGGTTCGGCCAGTCCCGCTCCGCGCTCGTCGGCTTCTCCCTGGCCATCGGCATCCTGATCGGCGCCGAGGTGCCGCTGTTGATGACGCTGATCCAGCGGGTGCGCCGGCAGGACGCGGGCGGCGCGGTCGCCGACCTCTTCGCCGCGGACTATGTCGGCGCGCTCGTCGGCGGCCTGGCCTTTCCCTTTCTGCTGCTGCCGGGCTTCGGCCAGCTGACCGGCGCCCTGCTCACCGGCGGTGTCAACGCGGTGGCCGGCGGCGTACTGGTGCTGTGGCTCTTCCGCGAGGACCTGAGCGCCCGTGCCCGCTGGGCGCTGCTCGCCGCCAACGCCCTGGTCCTCGCGCTGCTGGCCGCGGGCGTGGTGCTGGCCACGCCGTTCGAACGGGCCGCCCGGCAGGCGGTGTACGGCTCCTCGGCGCGGGTCGCGGTGCAGACCGGCATCCAGGAAGTGGTGATGACCGGCGGCACGGGTGCCGGAGCCGGTGCGGGGCGGGGGAGGAAAGGTTTAGGCGGACCGCTGGCGCTGTATCTGGACGGCCGGCTCCGGGTGAGCGCGGAGACCGAGTACCGCTACCACGAAGCGCTGGTCCATCCGGCGATGGCGGGCGGCCCGCACGGCCGGGTGCTGGTCCTCGGCGGCGGCGACGGCCTCGCGGTGCGCGAGATCCTCCGCCACCGCTCGGTCCGCTCGGTGACCGTCGTCGAACTCGACCCCGGTGTCCTGCGGCTCGCGCGCACCGACCCCGGCCTCTCCCGCCTCAACCACCACTCGCTCGGCGATCCGCGGGTGCGGGTGGTGACCGCCGACGCCTTCGACTGGCTGCGGCAGCAGGGCCTGCGCGGCCGCGGCCGGCGGCCGGCGCCGTACGACGTCATCGTCTCGGACCTTCCCGACCCCGGGATCGCCGCGTGCACCAAGCTCTACTCGCAGGAGTTCTACGGCCTCGCGGCACGGCTGCTGGCGCCCGGGGGACGGCTGGTGGTGCACGCCGGGCCGCCGGTCGACCGGGCGCGGCTGTTCTGGACGGTGGACTCGACGGTCCGGTCGGTGGGCCTGGCGACCGTGCCGTACCGCCTGGCCGGCCGGCCCGCGTCGTTCTACGGCGGCCCGGACCGCGTCGCCCGCCCCCGGCCACCGGTGGACGAAGCCCCGGTACCGGCCCCGGACGCGGCGCCGGGCCCCGCCGTGGCACCGGCCGCCGACGGGGGCCGGTACTGGGGCTTCGTGCTGGCCGCGCGGCACCGGCCGCGGTTCGGCCTGGCCTCCGATGCGCCGCCGCCCGCCGGTCTCAGCCGGGGGGAGCTGCAGGCCGGACGGCGCGGGGAGGCCCGCGACCGGATGTCCGGGCTGCCGCCGTCGACGCTGATGCATCCGCGCTATCTCGACTGA
- a CDS encoding DUF2617 family protein, with protein sequence MLTTLQTAYTDTRASDLAWALGREPLPALAVLDLQLHGAQLQLRLLGASHQVLLEEERGTCSETVACMPGSSTPLPLGVAKRLGDWEYEFAAHVETLSRGSFAGRAQELLALVAEHPHGLAGTFPGSPHAFTAMLAQCQQGQVRWRTWHAYPQEGRLVATRTRVGVRAAVAAV encoded by the coding sequence ATGCTCACCACTTTGCAGACGGCGTACACCGATACCCGTGCCTCCGACCTGGCCTGGGCGCTGGGCAGGGAACCCCTGCCGGCCCTTGCCGTACTCGATCTCCAACTCCACGGTGCGCAACTGCAGTTGCGGCTGCTCGGCGCCTCTCATCAGGTGCTTCTCGAAGAGGAGCGCGGCACCTGTTCCGAAACCGTCGCCTGCATGCCGGGCAGCAGCACGCCGCTGCCGCTGGGCGTGGCCAAGCGGCTAGGCGACTGGGAATACGAATTCGCCGCCCATGTGGAGACGCTGTCGCGTGGCTCGTTCGCGGGGCGCGCACAGGAATTGCTCGCGCTGGTGGCCGAGCATCCGCACGGTCTTGCCGGTACGTTCCCCGGTTCGCCGCACGCCTTCACCGCGATGCTGGCGCAGTGCCAGCAGGGGCAGGTGCGCTGGCGGACCTGGCACGCGTATCCGCAGGAGGGCCGCTTGGTGGCCACCCGTACCCGCGTGGGCGTACGGGCGGCGGTCGCGGCGGTCTAG